The Synechococcus sp. RS9909 genomic interval AACGGTGATCCAGTCGCCGGCGCAGCACAGCACCTGAATCACCTCGTCGTTGATGTGGAGGCAGAACAACCCCTGGCCTTCCACGAAAAAGCGCACCTCATCTTCGGCATGGGTGTGTTCCTCGAGGAATTTCGCCCGGAGGGCGGTGCGATCAGGGTGGTCCGGGCTGATGCGGATCGCATCCACGGTGGCGTAGTCCCCGCCCGCCTGCACTGCGGTGATCTCGTCGCGGTAGGCGCGAAGAATGCTGTCCTGGTCGGCGCCCGGGGCTAAGGACTGCCGAGCCGGCCAGCGTTCGAAGCGAATGCCACGGCGCCGCAGTTCGGTCTGAATCAGGCTGACGTCTTCAGTCTCGAGGCTGGCCTTCGCGTGGCTGGACGTGGCCGGTGGCTCGATGGAATACAGGCGCAGGTGGCTCATGGGGCGTTGAGGCTGCTCGATGGCGTCATCCTGGCCCCATCGCGATTCTTAACGCGTGGCCATCACCCTGAAAGGGCTGTTGTCCTGCGCACCCCACGCCGATGCTTCGCTCGTTTCGTCTGCGCTCCCTTCCCGCTTCGATCGCCCCGCTCGCTGGCCTTGGGCTGGTGCTCATGGCTCCGGTCTCCCGGGCTGCGGATGCCAATCCGGCGGCGGGGCTGACCCTTCAGGTGGCGCCCCTCGCCAAGGCGGTCGGTCAGCCGCCGCGAGCGGGCAGTGCTGCTCTCGCCAGGGATCTTTCCGTGCTGCGTTGGATCCAGACCAGCCGTGATCCGCAGCAGGTGCGCCATGCCTGGACCTACCTCGATCGGGTGCCCACCGCCTTCGAGCCGGCGATCGGGGCCGACCTCAGTAAGACCGCCCCGCGCATCAAGGCCGGTGTGCCCGCCTTCGTGAAGGTGGTGGAGACGGTGAAAGACCAGCTCAAGGAGTCAATCGCCCGTCCGCGTCCGTTTCTGAGCCACGCCGACCTCCAACCCTGCCTGCCGCTGGAGCGCTCCAAGAGCTACCCCAGTGGCCATGCCACCTGGTACACAGCCACCAGCCTGCTGCTGGCCGATCTGTTGCCGCAGCGGCGCGAGCGATTACTGGCGGTGGGTGAGCAGGGGGTGGCCGCCCGGGTCACCTGCGGCGTGCACTACCCAAGCGATGTGGAGGCCGGACAACGGCTGGCCGCGGCTGGAGTGGCTCAGATCCTTGCCAGCGTCCAATGGCAGCGGTTCAAGGCGTCGGTGCAGGAGGAGGTGAAGGCCCTGATGGTGCCGCCGCCCGCTGGGCTGCCCCTGCTGTTCGACTGAACGGCGTGGTTTAGAACGTGCCCAGTCATGGTCATCGTTCTGAACAGCGCTGCAGCTCCCCCTGCCGCAGGGCCCGTGTCCACGCCCGGTCTGGTGTTGATCGGGGTTGGTCCGGGGGATCCCGAGTGGCTCACCCTCGCGGCCCATCAGGCCCTGCAGCAGGCGGAGGTGGTGGCTTATCCGGTGGCGAGACGCGACGCCACCGGCATGGCGGCCACGATCGTAAAGCGGTTTCTGCTGCCGGAGCAGCAACGGTTACCCCTGGTGTTTCCGATGGTGCGGGCGATGGAATCGCTGCGACCGGCCTGGATCGCTGCGGCCGATGCGCTGGCGGCGGCGGTAAGGGCCGGTCGGCGTGTGGTGTTTCTCTGCGAGGGGGATGTGTCGCTCTTCGCCACGGGCAGTTATGTGCTGCTCGCGTTGCGGCAGCACCACCCCGACTGTCCGGTGCGCCTGATCCCCGGCGTGTCCTCCGTGGCGGCGGCGGCAGCCCAGGGGGCCTGGCCCCTGGCCCTGCAGCAGGAGGGGTTATTGATTCGTCCCTGCCCCGACGATGCTGCGGCGCTCCAGCGCGTGCTGCGCTGGGCGAAGGAGGAGAGCACGGTGCTGGCCCTGCTCAAGCTGGGCCAGCGTTGGCGCTGGGTGCAGCCGTTGCTGGCGGAGCAACAGCTGCTTCACAACGCCCTGTTCGCTGAGCGGATCGGCTGGCCCGATCAGACGGTGCTGCCGGCGGCGGCGGTGCCGGCTGGGGAGCGGCCCTATTTCTCGC includes:
- a CDS encoding acireductone dioxygenase — translated: MSHLRLYSIEPPATSSHAKASLETEDVSLIQTELRRRGIRFERWPARQSLAPGADQDSILRAYRDEITAVQAGGDYATVDAIRISPDHPDRTALRAKFLEEHTHAEDEVRFFVEGQGLFCLHINDEVIQVLCCAGDWITVPAGTKHWFDMGSRPSFCAIRFFNNPEGWVARFTGDPIARQYPRLD
- a CDS encoding phosphatase PAP2 family protein; translation: MLRSFRLRSLPASIAPLAGLGLVLMAPVSRAADANPAAGLTLQVAPLAKAVGQPPRAGSAALARDLSVLRWIQTSRDPQQVRHAWTYLDRVPTAFEPAIGADLSKTAPRIKAGVPAFVKVVETVKDQLKESIARPRPFLSHADLQPCLPLERSKSYPSGHATWYTATSLLLADLLPQRRERLLAVGEQGVAARVTCGVHYPSDVEAGQRLAAAGVAQILASVQWQRFKASVQEEVKALMVPPPAGLPLLFD
- the cobI gene encoding precorrin-2 C(20)-methyltransferase; translated protein: MVIVLNSAAAPPAAGPVSTPGLVLIGVGPGDPEWLTLAAHQALQQAEVVAYPVARRDATGMAATIVKRFLLPEQQRLPLVFPMVRAMESLRPAWIAAADALAAAVRAGRRVVFLCEGDVSLFATGSYVLLALRQHHPDCPVRLIPGVSSVAAAAAQGAWPLALQQEGLLIRPCPDDAAALQRVLRWAKEESTVLALLKLGQRWRWVQPLLAEQQLLHNALFAERIGWPDQTVLPAAAVPAGERPYFSQLLIRQGEGWADG